The proteins below are encoded in one region of Amycolatopsis acidiphila:
- a CDS encoding IclR family transcriptional regulator: MRNGSEAPTGTVARVIAVFRAVVEAGGDVSVAELTETLGLPRPTVHRLLDLLAKEDMVEPDPATRRWGPTVECQRLGALLAARRDLVKLARPVLAEVVERSQEACLLGVYLPRRREMIYAAEHTSPNPLSYRIELNSPVPVNWGASGRSILAFLSGEEIEAILAERAPAPGSGEKAPAASVLRRELESIRQKGFAFSRGQKIPGSRGIAAPILGADAVAVGSLTLTIPEMRFREEAKEQLAEMVMSGAAKLSAMLGHQVPRASSA; this comes from the coding sequence ATGCGAAACGGATCGGAAGCCCCCACGGGCACGGTGGCCCGCGTCATCGCGGTGTTCCGCGCCGTGGTGGAGGCCGGCGGGGACGTCAGCGTCGCCGAGCTCACCGAGACGCTCGGGCTGCCCCGCCCGACCGTGCACCGGTTGCTGGACCTGCTGGCGAAGGAGGACATGGTCGAGCCCGACCCGGCCACCCGGCGCTGGGGGCCGACCGTCGAGTGCCAGCGCCTCGGCGCGCTGCTGGCCGCCCGGCGCGACCTGGTGAAGCTGGCGCGCCCGGTGCTGGCGGAGGTCGTCGAGCGCAGCCAGGAGGCGTGCCTGCTGGGCGTGTACCTGCCGCGGCGGCGGGAGATGATCTACGCGGCCGAGCACACCTCGCCGAACCCGCTGTCGTACCGGATCGAGCTGAACTCGCCGGTGCCGGTGAACTGGGGTGCCTCCGGCCGCTCGATCCTGGCGTTCCTGTCCGGCGAGGAGATCGAGGCGATCCTCGCCGAGCGCGCGCCCGCGCCGGGGTCGGGCGAGAAGGCGCCCGCCGCGAGCGTCCTGCGACGGGAGCTGGAGTCCATCCGGCAGAAGGGGTTCGCTTTCTCGCGCGGGCAGAAGATCCCCGGCTCACGCGGCATCGCCGCCCCGATCCTCGGCGCGGACGCCGTCGCCGTCGGCAGCCTCACGCTCACGATCCCGGAGATGCGCTTCCGCGAGGAGGCGAAGGAGCAGCTCGCGGAGATGGTGATGAGCGGGGCCGCGAAGCTGAGCGCGATGCTCGGTCACCAGGTGCCCCGCGCCTCCTCGGCCTGA
- a CDS encoding vWA domain-containing protein translates to MPVSRFDPPMLRAGGVTPMVEGLQFGFQLLAARRQQLRSTGIPLVNRPLVYLITDGVPTDPHGRRNDRWRDFAPVIRQQEAGKHLLFFAFGVDGAEQEVLAGLAPSSWHFLANLSFAEVLTMVSASIESASADAARSKPSEEVYSDVSSRLEKEARIREYLRGLG, encoded by the coding sequence GTGCCGGTGTCCCGGTTCGACCCGCCGATGTTGCGCGCGGGCGGGGTCACGCCGATGGTCGAGGGCCTGCAGTTCGGGTTCCAGCTGCTGGCGGCACGCCGTCAGCAGCTCAGATCCACCGGGATACCCCTGGTCAACCGGCCGCTGGTGTACCTGATCACCGACGGGGTGCCGACCGACCCGCACGGCAGGCGCAACGACCGGTGGCGCGACTTCGCCCCGGTGATCCGGCAGCAGGAGGCCGGCAAGCACCTGCTGTTCTTCGCGTTCGGCGTGGACGGGGCCGAGCAGGAGGTGCTGGCGGGCCTGGCCCCGTCGTCGTGGCACTTCCTGGCGAACCTGTCGTTCGCGGAGGTGCTCACGATGGTCTCGGCGAGCATCGAGTCGGCCTCGGCGGACGCGGCGCGCTCGAAACCGTCCGAAGAGGTCTACTCCGACGTCAGCAGCAGGCTGGAGAAAGAAGCGCGGATTCGCGAGTACCTCAGGGGGCTCGGCTGA
- a CDS encoding LLM class F420-dependent oxidoreductase — translation MRFAIKTSPQNTEWADMLAVWQAADDIEVFESGWTFDHFYPIFSDSSGPCLEGWVTLTALAQATRRLRLGTLVSGIHYRHPALLANMAATLDIVSGGRLEIGIGAGWNEEESGAYGMRLGPVKERSDRFEEACEVLVGLLTQETTTFAGEYYQLTEARCEPKGVQRPHPPICIGGSGEKRTLRTAARFAQHWNFVGGTPEQFAHKRDVLHQHCEAIGRDPKEITLSSHVRLGEDRDYAKVAADVAALGEQGLDLAIVYLPVPHTPEVLEPLAEALAPLA, via the coding sequence ATGCGCTTCGCTATCAAGACATCGCCGCAAAACACCGAGTGGGCCGACATGCTCGCGGTCTGGCAGGCCGCGGACGACATCGAGGTCTTCGAGTCGGGCTGGACGTTCGACCACTTCTATCCGATTTTCAGTGATTCGTCCGGCCCGTGCCTCGAAGGCTGGGTGACCCTGACCGCGCTGGCCCAGGCCACCCGCCGGCTCCGGCTGGGCACGCTGGTCAGCGGGATCCACTACCGCCACCCCGCGCTGCTGGCGAACATGGCCGCGACCCTGGACATCGTCTCCGGCGGGCGGCTCGAGATCGGGATCGGGGCGGGCTGGAACGAGGAGGAGTCGGGTGCCTACGGCATGCGGCTGGGGCCGGTGAAGGAGCGGAGCGACCGGTTCGAGGAGGCGTGCGAGGTGCTGGTGGGTCTGCTGACCCAGGAGACGACGACGTTCGCGGGTGAGTACTACCAGCTGACCGAGGCGCGTTGTGAGCCGAAGGGCGTGCAGCGGCCGCATCCGCCGATCTGCATCGGTGGCAGTGGTGAGAAGCGGACGCTGCGCACGGCAGCCAGGTTCGCCCAGCACTGGAACTTCGTCGGCGGGACACCGGAGCAGTTCGCCCACAAGCGCGACGTGCTGCACCAGCACTGTGAAGCCATCGGCCGGGACCCGAAGGAGATCACGCTCTCCAGCCACGTGCGGCTCGGTGAGGACCGCGACTACGCCAAGGTCGCAGCGGATGTCGCCGCTCTCGGTGAGCAGGGCCTGGACCTGGCGATCGTCTACCTGCCGGTGCCGCACACCCCCGAGGTGCTGGAGCCCCTGGCCGAGGCCCTCGCGCCGCTGGCCTGA
- a CDS encoding N-acyl homoserine lactonase family protein, producing MDTWEVLAVRFATRQTVASQVYLNYHVYGEPDRPLGMDYFFWVLRRGGRTIVVDTGFTPEVGARRGRTTTVPVPDALARLGVDPAAIDQVVITHAHYDHTGHVGLFPHAEILISARELDFWTGPYAGRVQFGHSAEPPDIAEIAKADRDGRVTRLPARHRLAPGIELREVGGHTPGQLVALVRTDSGTVVLASDAVHYYEEVELDRPFLVVADLEAMYRGFDALAAIAAEPNTVLLPGHDPLVLERFEPLDPADPGFAVRVGPTTERRS from the coding sequence ATGGACACCTGGGAAGTGCTGGCGGTCCGGTTCGCCACCCGGCAGACGGTGGCCAGCCAGGTCTACCTCAACTACCACGTCTACGGCGAGCCCGACCGTCCACTCGGGATGGACTACTTCTTCTGGGTCCTGCGCCGCGGCGGGCGCACCATCGTCGTCGACACCGGCTTCACGCCCGAGGTCGGCGCCCGGCGGGGACGCACGACGACCGTTCCGGTCCCGGACGCGCTCGCCCGGCTGGGCGTCGATCCGGCGGCGATCGACCAGGTGGTGATCACGCACGCGCACTACGACCACACCGGCCATGTCGGCCTGTTCCCGCACGCCGAGATCCTGATCTCGGCCAGGGAGCTGGACTTCTGGACCGGCCCGTACGCCGGGCGCGTCCAGTTCGGACACTCGGCAGAGCCGCCGGACATCGCCGAGATCGCCAAGGCCGACCGGGACGGGCGGGTCACCCGGCTGCCCGCGCGGCACCGGCTCGCGCCCGGCATCGAACTGCGCGAGGTCGGCGGGCACACGCCGGGCCAGCTGGTCGCGCTCGTGCGCACCGACAGCGGCACGGTCGTGCTGGCCTCGGACGCGGTGCACTACTACGAGGAGGTCGAGCTGGACCGCCCGTTCCTGGTGGTCGCCGACCTCGAGGCGATGTACCGCGGCTTCGACGCGCTGGCCGCCATCGCCGCCGAACCGAACACGGTGCTGCTGCCCGGGCACGACCCGCTGGTGCTGGAGCGGTTCGAGCCGCTGGACCCCGCCGACCCCGGTTTCGCGGTCCGGGTCGGGCCCACCACAGAGAGGAGGAGCTGA
- a CDS encoding TetR/AcrR family transcriptional regulator, giving the protein MDVRTQMLEAAEKLLDASPDRDIATRAVCEAVGVGAPVLYRLFGDKNGLLSAVVDYGFDRYLAAKRAAEGSPDPVEDLRNGWDTHVAFALAHPAVYRLMYSPSFKAVPAAAQEALRLLREVLLRCAAAGKLRTTPDVAAQAIMSANIGVALNLVTQPEIYDDPGLSRRVRDAVFAGLLVEDDGSRTAEPGVAPAASQLAALLRAGQERPLGEPETALLLHWLDRLARQDA; this is encoded by the coding sequence ATGGACGTGCGCACCCAGATGCTCGAAGCCGCGGAGAAGCTGCTCGACGCCTCCCCGGACCGCGACATCGCCACGAGAGCGGTGTGCGAGGCAGTGGGCGTGGGGGCACCGGTGCTGTACCGGCTGTTCGGCGACAAGAACGGCCTGCTCAGCGCGGTCGTGGACTACGGGTTCGACCGTTACCTGGCCGCGAAGCGCGCCGCCGAGGGTTCCCCGGACCCGGTGGAGGACCTGCGCAACGGCTGGGACACGCACGTGGCGTTCGCGCTCGCGCATCCGGCGGTCTACCGGCTGATGTACTCCCCCAGCTTCAAGGCGGTCCCGGCCGCCGCGCAGGAGGCGCTGCGCCTGCTGCGGGAGGTGCTGTTGCGTTGCGCGGCGGCCGGCAAGCTGCGCACTACGCCGGACGTGGCGGCGCAGGCGATCATGTCCGCCAACATCGGGGTGGCACTGAACCTGGTGACCCAGCCCGAGATCTACGACGACCCCGGCCTCTCGCGCCGGGTCCGCGACGCGGTGTTCGCCGGCCTGCTCGTCGAGGACGACGGCTCACGAACCGCCGAACCGGGCGTCGCGCCGGCCGCGTCGCAGCTCGCCGCGCTCCTGCGGGCCGGACAGGAGCGCCCGCTCGGCGAGCCGGAGACGGCGTTGCTGCTGCACTGGCTCGACCGACTCGCCCGGCAGGATGCCTAG
- a CDS encoding protein kinase domain-containing protein yields the protein MSLQLPDGRKVRLGARTFGRGAEGLVHELAGTEDLCAKIYLDPAPDLHQRLVALMRTEPATWPGDHAEHLHVAWPRQALLDEGGRTIGFLMPRVAGRSLTRLFDPYVRAEAIDEPTWRVLVAVGARVARLLARLHQAGIVVGDVSPANIMVSPTGHVTLIDCDTVQFTDPATGIAHSCAKVTPEYAPPALACTGPASLTPADDAFGLGILICQLLMEGDHPFEGVPADPAEADALAQDNIRLRNNRILYPQRFVPLPGAIPPTVLPPQVMVLAQACFGEGHFRPEARPLPRSSARRPKRGRATRARSGSIWRRPAGGRFRSRRNWH from the coding sequence ATGAGCCTGCAGCTGCCCGACGGCCGCAAGGTCAGGCTCGGCGCCCGGACGTTCGGGCGCGGGGCGGAAGGGCTCGTGCACGAGCTGGCCGGCACCGAGGACCTGTGCGCGAAGATCTACCTCGACCCGGCGCCGGACCTGCACCAGCGGCTCGTCGCGCTGATGCGCACCGAGCCCGCGACCTGGCCGGGCGACCACGCCGAGCACCTGCACGTCGCGTGGCCGCGGCAGGCGCTGCTCGACGAGGGCGGGCGCACCATCGGCTTCCTGATGCCGCGCGTGGCGGGCCGTTCGCTCACCCGGCTGTTCGACCCGTACGTGCGCGCCGAGGCGATCGACGAACCCACCTGGCGGGTGCTGGTGGCGGTCGGGGCGCGGGTCGCGCGGCTGCTGGCCAGGCTGCACCAGGCCGGCATCGTGGTCGGCGACGTCAGCCCGGCCAACATCATGGTCTCGCCGACCGGGCACGTCACGCTGATCGACTGCGACACGGTGCAGTTCACCGACCCGGCGACCGGCATCGCGCACTCCTGCGCGAAGGTCACGCCGGAGTACGCGCCACCGGCGCTCGCCTGCACCGGCCCGGCCTCGCTCACCCCCGCCGACGACGCGTTCGGCCTCGGCATCCTCATCTGCCAGCTGCTGATGGAGGGCGACCACCCGTTCGAAGGGGTGCCGGCCGACCCGGCGGAGGCGGACGCGCTCGCGCAGGACAACATCCGGCTGCGCAACAACCGGATACTCTATCCGCAGCGGTTCGTGCCGCTGCCGGGTGCGATCCCGCCGACGGTGCTGCCGCCGCAGGTGATGGTGCTCGCGCAGGCGTGCTTCGGCGAAGGGCATTTCCGGCCCGAAGCGCGTCCGCTGCCGAGATCGAGCGCGCGGAGGCCGAAGCGCGGCAGGGCAACGAGAGCGCGGTCCGGCAGCATCTGGCGGCGACCGGCCGGTGGGCGCTTTCGGTCGCGGAGAAACTGGCACTGA
- a CDS encoding MFS transporter, translating to MTMVSPDAAGRIRHRAAFAAGVGNFMEWFDFAVYGFFAPTMGKVFFPNSSATVGLLSSLAVFGVAFFFRPVGGLVLGSLGDRRGRRFTLSVSVVLMGATTTLIAALPSYHAVGVLAPVLLVLLRCLQGFSAGGEWTGSSAFLLEMTPANRRGLYGSVISATAALATVVGSFVALLVQSVVSAESMISWGWRLPFLIAAPLALIGLYVRVKLAETPVFEELKALGKVSDKPLRAAGKRDLKPVLLTLAIAAVQGLGFYYLATYVVNYLSQTVHLSRTSALVLSAIGLAVYMGLCPLAGMISDRFGRRRVNLTGSVGYIVLGLPAFVLMGQGGVAPVLIGMLLLIVPQSLVSVTTVVMLVELFPAATRSSGSATGFNIALAFVAGPGPFVASAIASATGSSVWPASYMVLVALVATVFLVKFLPETAGRHIGARERAVVAEAR from the coding sequence ATGACAATGGTGTCGCCGGACGCAGCAGGCCGGATACGGCATCGGGCGGCGTTCGCCGCGGGTGTCGGCAACTTCATGGAGTGGTTCGACTTCGCCGTCTACGGCTTCTTCGCACCCACCATGGGCAAGGTCTTCTTCCCCAACAGCAGCGCCACGGTCGGCCTGCTGTCGTCGCTCGCCGTGTTCGGCGTCGCGTTCTTCTTCCGCCCCGTCGGCGGCCTGGTCCTCGGCTCGCTCGGCGACCGGCGAGGCCGCCGCTTCACGCTGTCGGTGTCGGTGGTGCTGATGGGCGCGACCACCACGCTCATCGCCGCACTGCCCAGCTACCACGCCGTCGGCGTGCTCGCCCCGGTCCTGCTGGTGCTCCTGCGCTGCCTGCAGGGCTTCTCCGCGGGCGGCGAATGGACCGGGTCCTCGGCGTTCCTGCTGGAGATGACCCCGGCCAACCGCCGCGGCCTCTACGGCAGCGTCATCTCCGCGACCGCGGCGCTGGCGACGGTCGTGGGCAGCTTCGTCGCGCTGCTGGTGCAGTCGGTGGTGAGCGCCGAGAGCATGATCTCGTGGGGCTGGCGGCTCCCGTTCCTCATCGCCGCGCCGCTCGCCCTCATCGGGCTCTACGTGCGGGTGAAGCTCGCCGAGACCCCGGTCTTCGAGGAGCTCAAGGCGCTGGGCAAGGTCTCCGACAAGCCGCTGCGCGCCGCGGGCAAGCGGGACCTCAAGCCGGTGCTGCTCACCCTCGCCATCGCGGCGGTGCAGGGCCTGGGCTTCTACTACCTGGCGACCTACGTGGTGAACTACCTGTCGCAGACCGTGCACCTGTCGCGGACCAGCGCGCTGGTGCTCAGCGCGATCGGGCTGGCCGTCTACATGGGACTGTGCCCGCTCGCCGGCATGATCTCCGACCGGTTCGGCCGCCGGCGGGTCAACCTGACCGGCAGCGTCGGCTACATCGTGCTCGGGCTGCCCGCGTTCGTGCTGATGGGCCAGGGCGGCGTGGCGCCGGTGCTGATCGGGATGCTGCTGCTGATCGTGCCGCAGTCGCTGGTGAGCGTGACCACCGTGGTCATGCTGGTCGAGCTGTTCCCGGCGGCGACCCGCTCCAGCGGCAGCGCCACCGGGTTCAACATCGCGCTGGCCTTCGTGGCCGGGCCGGGGCCGTTCGTGGCGAGCGCGATCGCGAGCGCCACCGGCAGCAGCGTGTGGCCCGCCTCGTACATGGTGCTGGTCGCGCTGGTCGCCACCGTGTTCCTGGTCAAGTTCCTGCCCGAGACCGCGGGCCGCCACATCGGCGCGCGGGAGCGGGCGGTCGTGGCGGAGGCCCGCTGA
- a CDS encoding protein phosphatase 2C domain-containing protein — MSPPWRVVAASVKGPSHAGTSRPNQDRKLVRRIGRGGAWVYAVADGAGSRSRADTGALLAVEAAAAAAERVFGARTPAEPEDWQGAVRAFAAESLGLFDHAVAAEVAALPETGGESPQQLRSSFATTLLAVVAAPPFFGYFSVGDCFLVVDREPGGPHLVVAAPDREHAGETVFLTSARREAHLGRGVIVDSRIRGVALCSDGLSEGMLDIVQHADGRLQQRAPGEFSAYFDHFASPAVDDAELARKLLSKEFAATSGDDKTIVLAVRTT; from the coding sequence ATGAGTCCACCGTGGAGAGTCGTCGCGGCGAGCGTCAAGGGACCCTCGCACGCCGGCACCTCGCGACCCAACCAGGACCGGAAGCTCGTCCGCCGGATCGGCCGCGGCGGCGCCTGGGTCTACGCCGTCGCCGACGGCGCCGGGTCCCGCAGCCGCGCCGACACCGGTGCGCTGCTCGCCGTGGAAGCGGCCGCGGCGGCGGCCGAACGGGTCTTCGGCGCCCGCACCCCCGCCGAGCCGGAGGACTGGCAGGGCGCGGTGCGGGCCTTCGCCGCGGAAAGCCTCGGGCTGTTCGACCACGCCGTCGCCGCGGAGGTCGCCGCGCTGCCGGAGACCGGCGGGGAAAGTCCGCAGCAGCTGCGGTCCTCGTTCGCCACGACCCTGCTCGCCGTCGTCGCCGCACCACCGTTCTTCGGCTACTTCAGCGTCGGCGACTGCTTCCTCGTGGTCGACCGGGAGCCCGGCGGCCCGCACCTGGTGGTCGCCGCGCCCGACCGCGAGCACGCGGGGGAGACCGTCTTCCTCACCTCCGCCCGGCGCGAGGCGCACCTGGGCCGTGGCGTGATCGTGGACAGCAGGATCCGTGGGGTCGCGTTGTGCAGCGACGGGCTGTCGGAGGGGATGCTCGACATCGTCCAGCACGCCGACGGCAGGCTGCAGCAGCGCGCGCCCGGCGAGTTCTCCGCCTACTTCGACCATTTCGCCTCACCGGCCGTGGACGACGCCGAGCTGGCGCGGAAGCTGCTGTCGAAGGAGTTCGCGGCCACCTCGGGCGACGACAAGACCATCGTGCTGGCGGTCCGGACGACATGA
- a CDS encoding SDR family oxidoreductase, which yields MSTTSRVALVTGGSRGIGRETAQRLAAAGYAVVVNFASNKTEADVAVEAIRQAGGQAIAAQGDVADEVAMASVFDQAEAEFGGIDVVVHAAGIMPLSPLAEMDLAVLDRVLRTNVRGTFVVDQLAARRVRAGGAIINFSSSITRFSRPGYSAYGASKGAVEAITLTLARELRGRDITVNAVAPGPIATALFFDGKSEELVNRIAAEPPLERLGEPGDIADVVTFLAGPGRWVNGQVLHANGGAI from the coding sequence ATGAGCACCACATCGCGGGTGGCCCTGGTGACCGGAGGTTCGCGCGGGATCGGCCGGGAGACCGCCCAGCGCCTCGCAGCCGCGGGCTACGCGGTCGTCGTGAACTTCGCGAGCAACAAGACAGAGGCCGATGTCGCGGTCGAGGCGATCCGCCAGGCCGGTGGCCAGGCGATCGCGGCGCAGGGCGACGTCGCCGACGAGGTGGCGATGGCTTCGGTGTTCGACCAGGCCGAAGCCGAGTTCGGCGGGATCGACGTGGTCGTGCATGCTGCGGGCATCATGCCGCTCTCGCCGCTCGCGGAGATGGACCTGGCGGTACTGGACCGGGTGCTGCGCACCAACGTTCGCGGCACCTTCGTGGTGGACCAGTTGGCCGCGCGCAGGGTGCGTGCCGGCGGGGCGATCATCAACTTCTCCAGCTCGATCACCCGGTTCTCGCGGCCCGGCTACAGCGCGTACGGCGCCAGCAAGGGTGCCGTCGAGGCCATCACCCTGACGCTGGCGCGGGAGCTGCGCGGCCGCGACATCACGGTCAACGCCGTGGCGCCGGGCCCGATCGCGACGGCGTTGTTCTTCGACGGCAAGAGCGAGGAGCTGGTCAACCGCATCGCGGCCGAGCCGCCGCTCGAGCGGCTGGGCGAGCCCGGGGACATCGCCGACGTCGTGACGTTCCTGGCCGGTCCCGGACGGTGGGTGAACGGTCAGGTGCTCCACGCCAACGGCGGCGCGATCTGA
- a CDS encoding helix-turn-helix domain-containing protein encodes MDVRKQDEAETREGLAGSLKGRGVLQGAFRVLEVLSGADSGAGLSELARAAGLPKATAYRLLEQLAELGAVRRHERRYFVGGLLARLGNAWQPNPVLQRASREPVRLLSALGTSVASDGERVRIVSANRGVVTDIPPVRPYDEYSRKTAAGRLLLLARRTEPPADVAGADWRRELTGLRRSGTVAMTHEDVLAG; translated from the coding sequence GTGGATGTTCGCAAGCAGGACGAGGCGGAAACGCGCGAGGGACTGGCCGGGAGCCTGAAGGGCCGCGGGGTGCTCCAGGGGGCCTTCCGGGTGCTCGAGGTGCTCTCCGGCGCGGACAGCGGGGCCGGGCTGTCCGAGCTCGCCAGAGCCGCGGGTCTGCCGAAGGCGACCGCGTACCGGCTGCTGGAGCAGCTGGCCGAGCTCGGCGCGGTCCGGCGGCACGAGCGGCGGTACTTCGTCGGCGGCCTGCTCGCCCGGCTCGGCAACGCCTGGCAGCCGAATCCCGTGCTGCAGCGCGCTTCCCGCGAACCGGTGCGGCTGCTCTCGGCGCTGGGCACCAGCGTCGCCTCCGACGGCGAACGGGTCCGGATCGTCAGCGCGAACCGCGGCGTGGTCACCGACATCCCGCCGGTGCGGCCCTACGACGAGTACTCCAGGAAGACCGCCGCCGGCCGGTTGCTGCTGCTCGCACGCCGGACCGAGCCCCCGGCGGACGTCGCCGGCGCCGACTGGCGGCGTGAGCTCACCGGGCTGCGGCGTTCGGGCACCGTCGCCATGACGCACGAGGACGTGCTGGCGGGGTGA
- a CDS encoding SDR family NAD(P)-dependent oxidoreductase, producing MLEGKVAVVTGAAGGIGAASARRLSSEGASVVVVDLDQDGAEKVAAELPGPAVAVGADVSREEDVERYTRVAVEHFGRLDLHHLNAGITGPFAELPDLSVTEFDHVMGVNLRGPFLGVRAAFRRFQAQGGGGAIVITASIASLRGSHDLLAYQTSKHGVLGLMRRGDVRRADGRAGQRRGPRSGADGVVHRGAGRVGRRQRHGSARHDGSVAPHGNPGRDRVRRGLPAQCRCRVRARRGGVGGRRFGDRQHGPPVGRRGRVGHHGRRSARKGERMSTPRIGVIGLGNMGGRITRRIVESGQPVTGYDPVPGRAEEAGATAAASVAELTRAADHLLLSLPDSTVIEKVVLGEDGVLANSRDGQIVVDLSTAAPSSTVKLHEAFAARGVEFVDAGISGGAAAADKGTLTLMVGGSADALTHLEKTLEPFSATVFAMGGSGAGHTTKVLNNFLNAVSLAATAETLVAGKKAGLDMHRLLEVFNASTGVNFATLNRFPHIVDGDYLEGGLTSTLMMKDVVLYVNRLRELGVPTLNSAGPMASFALAQSLGYADQISNRVVDAIGDAAGGVRLHDEEAR from the coding sequence ATGCTGGAAGGCAAGGTCGCCGTGGTCACCGGCGCCGCCGGCGGCATCGGGGCGGCGAGCGCGCGCCGCCTCTCGAGCGAGGGCGCGAGCGTCGTCGTGGTCGACCTCGACCAGGACGGCGCGGAGAAGGTCGCGGCCGAACTGCCCGGACCGGCGGTCGCCGTGGGCGCGGACGTCTCGCGCGAAGAGGACGTCGAGCGCTACACCCGGGTCGCGGTGGAGCATTTCGGCCGGCTGGACCTGCACCACCTCAACGCCGGGATCACCGGCCCGTTCGCCGAGCTGCCCGACCTGAGCGTGACCGAGTTCGACCACGTCATGGGGGTCAACCTGCGCGGGCCGTTCCTGGGCGTGCGTGCGGCCTTCCGCCGGTTCCAGGCCCAGGGCGGCGGTGGGGCGATCGTCATCACCGCCTCGATCGCGAGCCTGCGCGGCAGCCACGACCTGCTCGCCTACCAGACGTCCAAGCACGGGGTGCTCGGCCTGATGCGGCGCGGCGATGTACGGCGGGCCGATGGACGCGCGGGTCAACGCCGTGGCCCCCGGTCTGGTGCCGACGGGGTTGTTCACCGCGGCGCAGGACGAGTCGGGCGGCGGCAACGACATGGTTCAGCGCGGCACGACGGTTCCGTTGCGCCGCACGGGAACCCCGGACGAGATCGCGTCCGTCGTGGCCTTCCTGCTCAGTGCCGGTGCCGCGTACGTGCACGGCGAGGTGGTGTCGGTGGACGGCGGTTCGGCGATCGTCAGCACGGTCCGCCCGTCGGGCGGCGCGGGCGCGTGGGACACCACGGCCGTCGATCAGCGCGGAAAGGAGAACGCATGAGTACGCCAAGGATCGGGGTGATCGGGCTCGGCAACATGGGTGGCCGGATCACCCGCCGGATCGTCGAAAGCGGGCAGCCGGTCACCGGCTACGACCCGGTGCCGGGCCGCGCCGAGGAGGCGGGCGCCACGGCCGCGGCCTCGGTCGCCGAGCTCACCAGGGCCGCCGACCACCTGTTGCTGTCCCTGCCGGACAGCACCGTGATCGAGAAGGTGGTGCTCGGCGAGGACGGGGTGCTCGCCAACAGCCGCGACGGGCAGATCGTGGTCGACCTCAGCACCGCGGCGCCGTCGTCGACGGTGAAGCTGCACGAGGCGTTCGCCGCGCGCGGGGTCGAGTTCGTCGACGCCGGCATCTCCGGCGGGGCCGCCGCAGCCGACAAGGGCACGCTGACGCTGATGGTCGGCGGCTCGGCCGACGCGCTGACGCACCTGGAGAAGACGCTGGAACCGTTCAGCGCCACGGTGTTCGCGATGGGCGGCAGCGGCGCCGGGCACACCACCAAGGTGCTCAACAACTTCCTCAACGCCGTGAGCCTCGCCGCCACGGCCGAGACACTGGTCGCCGGGAAGAAGGCCGGCCTGGACATGCACCGGCTGCTGGAGGTGTTCAACGCGAGCACCGGCGTCAACTTCGCCACCCTCAACCGGTTCCCGCACATCGTCGACGGCGACTACCTCGAAGGCGGGCTCACCAGCACGCTGATGATGAAGGACGTCGTGCTGTACGTGAACCGGCTGCGGGAGCTGGGCGTGCCGACGCTCAACTCCGCCGGGCCGATGGCGAGCTTCGCGCTGGCGCAGTCGCTGGGCTACGCCGACCAGATCAGCAACCGCGTCGTCGACGCGATCGGCGACGCCGCCGGCGGGGTCCGGCTGCACGACGAGGAGGCACGGTGA
- a CDS encoding amidohydrolase family protein, whose product MGPPWWRCVSTAAGTCPRSRRSTSPRTAARSPWRGRRVSRSPRAPISRHVPHVDLLTELRLLAGAGLGDAGALAAATTEAARLLRLDHDRGRIAAGLRADLVLLAGTDLDVSDLGSRIRRVWQAGRLVTPPAAPPSPSAGRPPGAASGSP is encoded by the coding sequence ATGGGACCGCCGTGGTGGCGATGCGTGAGCACGGCTGCTGGTACGTGCCCACGCTCGCGCCGATCGACGAGCCCGCGCACCGCCGCTCGCTCGCCTTGGCGCGGGAGGCGGGTATCCCGATCGCCGCGGGCTCCGATCTCGCGCCACGTCCCCCATGTCGATCTGTTGACCGAGCTGCGCCTGCTGGCCGGAGCCGGCCTCGGCGACGCCGGTGCCCTCGCTGCCGCGACCACCGAGGCCGCGCGGCTGCTTCGCCTCGATCACGATCGCGGGCGGATCGCGGCCGGGCTCCGGGCGGATCTCGTCCTGCTGGCAGGCACCGACCTGGACGTAAGCGACCTGGGCAGCCGGATCCGCCGGGTCTGGCAGGCCGGCCGCCTCGTCACTCCCCCTGCGGCGCCCCCGTCTCCGTCAGCCGGCCGTCCGCCAGGCGCAGCCAGCGGTTCACCTTGA